In a genomic window of Nitrospirota bacterium:
- the rpsM gene encoding 30S ribosomal protein S13, with amino-acid sequence MARISGVDLPREKRADIGLTYVYGIGRASALSILEKAGIDGAIRVKDLSEEHIVKIREIIQEGFQVEGDLRKTFSMNIKRLIDSGTYRGLRHRKGLPVRGQRTKTNARTRKGRRSGVGSKPKPPARPA; translated from the coding sequence ATGGCTCGTATTTCCGGAGTGGATTTGCCGAGAGAGAAGCGGGCGGACATCGGCCTGACGTATGTCTATGGGATTGGGCGGGCGTCCGCGCTCTCTATCTTGGAGAAGGCCGGGATCGACGGAGCAATTCGCGTCAAGGACTTGAGCGAAGAGCACATCGTCAAAATCCGTGAGATTATTCAGGAAGGCTTTCAGGTCGAAGGTGACCTACGAAAGACTTTCTCGATGAACATCAAACGATTGATCGATAGTGGCACGTACCGTGGGCTGCGCCATCGGAAAGGGTTGCCCGTCCGCGGCCAGCGGACCAAGACCAATGCGCGGACGAGAAAAGGTCGCCGTTCCGGTGTGGGAAGTAAACCAAAACCGCCTGCGCGCCCAGCCTAG
- the rpmJ gene encoding 50S ribosomal protein L36: MKVRSSVKPICAKCKVVRRKGVVRILCENPRHKQRQG, from the coding sequence ATGAAGGTGAGATCATCCGTCAAGCCGATCTGCGCAAAGTGTAAGGTGGTTCGGCGCAAAGGTGTGGTGCGAATTCTCTGCGAGAATCCGCGGCACAAGCAACGGCAGGGTTGA
- the infA gene encoding translation initiation factor IF-1 — protein sequence MPKEDVIEIQGTVNETLPNAMFRVSLDNGHKILAHISGKMRMHFIRILPGDKVTVELSPYDLTRGRITYRFK from the coding sequence GTGCCGAAAGAAGATGTGATCGAAATTCAAGGCACAGTGAATGAAACGCTACCGAATGCGATGTTCCGTGTGTCATTGGACAATGGCCATAAGATTCTCGCGCACATTTCCGGGAAAATGCGAATGCACTTCATCCGTATTCTTCCCGGCGATAAGGTCACGGTGGAACTGTCGCCGTACGATCTGACACGTGGGCGGATTACCTATCGATTTAAGTAG
- the map gene encoding type I methionyl aminopeptidase has translation MIILKTPEEIALIAQASRVVAETLKILQKAVRPGMTTDELDRLAEDEIVSRGARPAFKGYRSYPKTLCASVNDQVVHGIPSKRVLKEGDIIGLDLGAIVGGFYGDSAISVSVGKTTERNARLMQVTEEAMYLGIGQAMVGHRLSDISHAVQRHVEAAGYSVVTEFVGHGIGRQLHEEPQVPNYGKPGQGPRLQAGMVLAIEPMVNMGGAAVKILEDRWTAVTVDGSLSAHFEHTIVIEPSGPPRILTQL, from the coding sequence ATGATCATTCTCAAGACGCCGGAAGAGATTGCGTTGATAGCCCAGGCGTCGAGAGTAGTGGCAGAGACACTCAAGATTTTGCAGAAGGCCGTCCGGCCCGGGATGACGACAGACGAGCTGGACCGGCTAGCCGAAGATGAGATTGTGTCACGAGGTGCGAGGCCGGCCTTTAAGGGGTATCGGAGTTATCCAAAAACGCTCTGCGCCTCGGTGAATGACCAGGTGGTCCACGGGATTCCCTCCAAGCGAGTGCTGAAGGAGGGCGATATTATCGGGCTCGACCTGGGGGCGATCGTCGGCGGATTTTACGGAGATTCGGCGATTTCGGTCTCGGTAGGGAAGACGACTGAACGAAATGCTCGCTTGATGCAAGTGACTGAAGAGGCCATGTATCTTGGAATCGGACAAGCTATGGTTGGCCATCGGTTGTCCGACATTTCACATGCAGTGCAACGGCATGTCGAGGCTGCCGGTTATTCGGTCGTGACAGAATTTGTCGGCCATGGGATTGGCCGGCAATTGCATGAAGAGCCTCAGGTGCCGAATTATGGGAAGCCTGGACAGGGTCCACGCCTACAGGCTGGAATGGTCCTCGCGATTGAACCGATGGTCAACATGGGTGGCGCTGCCGTTAAGATTCTTGAGGATCGATGGACGGCGGTAACGGTGGATGGCAGTCTTTCTGCACATTTTGAACATACGATCGTCATTGAGCCGAGTGGGCCCCCGCGTATTTTGACCCAGCTCTAA
- a CDS encoding adenylate kinase encodes MRVVFLGAPGVGKGTQADRIAAQCHVAKLSTGDLLREAVRNQTALGLEAKSYMDQGKLVPDAVVIGLVREKLADPSCTNGFVLDGFPRTVPQAEALGSVLVSKGIALDRVVNFQVSREDIVRRLSGRRSCQKCQATFHVDFAMPKVSGICDRCGESLVQRSDDRRDAIEMRLKVYDEQTAPLVKYYEERGVLFQLEASGTVDAVFQHLSQELAPYRAT; translated from the coding sequence ATGCGGGTGGTGTTTCTCGGCGCACCAGGCGTCGGTAAGGGGACTCAGGCAGATCGTATCGCTGCGCAGTGTCATGTGGCGAAGCTCTCAACCGGCGATCTTCTCCGTGAGGCGGTTCGCAACCAGACCGCGCTGGGTCTCGAAGCGAAGAGCTACATGGATCAGGGGAAGCTGGTTCCTGATGCGGTGGTCATTGGGTTGGTGAGAGAGAAGTTGGCTGACCCCAGCTGCACGAATGGATTCGTGTTGGATGGGTTTCCCAGGACTGTTCCTCAGGCGGAAGCCTTGGGATCCGTTTTAGTCTCCAAAGGTATCGCCCTGGACCGGGTCGTGAATTTTCAGGTTTCGCGTGAGGACATCGTAAGGCGATTGAGCGGCCGACGAAGCTGTCAGAAGTGCCAAGCGACGTTCCATGTAGACTTTGCGATGCCCAAGGTGAGTGGAATCTGCGATCGATGCGGAGAGTCGCTCGTGCAGCGCAGCGATGATCGCCGCGATGCGATCGAGATGCGGCTGAAAGTGTACGACGAGCAAACCGCTCCGCTCGTGAAGTATTATGAAGAGAGGGGGGTGCTGTTCCAGCTGGAAGCGTCTGGGACAGTCGATGCCGTCTTTCAGCATCTTTCGCAGGAGCTGGCACCGTACCGGGCGACATGA